Genomic DNA from Mus caroli chromosome 8, CAROLI_EIJ_v1.1, whole genome shotgun sequence:
gatagagatagagatagagatagagatagagatagagatagagatagagatagagatagagatagagatagagatagatgaggagaggaaaagagaggagagggaaagctGGCCAGAAACACATGGAGAGCGATGGGGGAGAGGGATGATGAGAGAGGTAGAAAGGGCAGAGAGTTAGAGAATAGGAGAGTGAGGGGCCaaatagccccttttatagtaagtcAGGCATACCTAGCTCTTGCCAGGTAGCTGTGGGGCAAAGTCTAGAAGGAATGCTCACAGTGAGAGCTCATCTTAGTCCACTCTTCTCACCAAGTCTGCCCCAGTCATTCTCATTTTCTATCCTTTCCTTCTGCTAGTAATCACCATCCTCACACATATCCACAAGGCTCATTGTCTACCATCCTTCAAGTGTGAGTGAAGCTTTTTTCACCCATATTAGTTCACATCAAAACTTTCCCTGTAcctctctttattttaattatcctGTGAACAGTAGCATacttctatctctctctctctctctcactctctcgttttcaatttataatttatgtatgACTTTAATGCCCACTGAAATGTAAAATTTTGGAGGGCAAGGAAACATAGAAAGTGTCTCAAGGATGTTCATTAAGCTCTTTGTTCAGTGAAGGAATGAATTGATCAATCAGTGTAAATCTTCGAGTagggagttttctttttctttcttttttttttttaagaattaattttttattaggtatttcctcatttacatttccaatgctatccaaaaagttcccaatacacccccccccactcccatactcacccactcccactttttggccctggcattcccctgtactggggcatataaagtttgcaagaccaatgggcctctttttccagtgatggccgactaggccatcttttgatacatatgcagctagagtcaagagctctggggtactggttagttcataNNNNNNNNNNNNNNNNNNNNNNNNNNNNNNNNNNNNNNNNNNNNNNNNNNNNNNNNNNNNNNNNNNNNNNNNNNNNNNNNNNNNNNNNNNNNNNNNNNNNNNNNNNNNNNNNNNNNNNNNNNNNNNNNNNNNNNNNNNNNNNNNNNNNNNNNNNNNNNNNNNNNNNNNNNNNNNNNNNNNNNNNNNNNNNNNNNNNNNNNNNNNNNNNNNNNNNNNNNNNNNNNNNNNNNNNNNNNNNNNNNNNNNNNNNNNNNNNNNNNNNNNNNNNNNNNNNNNNNNNNNNNNNNNNNNNNNNNNNNNNNNNNNNNNNNNNNNNNNNNNNNNNNNNNNNNNNNNNNNNNNNNNNNNNNNNNNNNNNNNNNNNNNNNNNNNNNNNNNNNNNNNNNNNNNNNNNNNNNNNNNNNNNNNNNNNNNNNNNNNNNNNNNNNNNNNNNNNNNNNNNNNNNNNNNNNNNNNNNNNNNNNNNNNNNNNNNNNNNNNNNNNNNNNNNNNNNNNNNNNNNNNNNNNNNNNNNNNNNNNNNNNNNNNNNNNNNNNNNNNNNNNNNNNNNNNNNNNNNNNNNNNNNNNNNNNNNNNNNNNNNNNNNNNNNNNNNNNNNNNNNNNNNNNNNNNNNNNNNNNNNNNNNNNNNNNNNNNNNNNNNNNNNNNNNNNNNNNNNNNNNNNNNNNNNNNNNNNNNNNNNNNNNNNNNNNNNNNNNNNNNNNNNNNNNNNNNNNNNNNNNNNNNNNNNNNNNNNNNNNNNNNNNNNNNNNNNNNNNNNNNNNNNNNNNNNNNNNNNNNNNNNNNNNNNNNNNNNNNNNNNNNNNNNNNNNNNNNNNNNNNNNNNNNNNNNNNNNNNNNNNNNNNNNNNNNNNNNNNNNNNNNNNNNNNNNNNNNNNNNNNNNNNNNNNNNNNNNNNNNNNNNNNNNNNNNNNNNNNNNNNNNNNNNNNNNNNNNNNNNNNNNNNNNNNNNNNNNNNNNNNNNNNNNNNNNNNNNNNNNNNNNNNNNNNNNNNNNNNNNNNNNNNNNNNNNNNNNNNNNNNNNNNNNNNNNNNNNNNNNNNNNNNNNNNNNNNNNNNNNNNNNNNNNNNNNNNNNNNNNNNNNNNNNNNNNNNNNNNNNNNNNNNNNNNNNNNNNNNNNNNNNNNNNNNNNNNNNNNNNNNNNNNNNNNNNNNNNNNNNNNNNNNNNNNNNNNNNNNNNNNNNNNNNNNNNNNNNNNNNNNNNNNNNNNNNNNNNNNNNNNNNNNNNNNNNNNNNNNNNNNNNNNNNNNNNNNNNNNNNNNNNNNNNNNNNNNNNNNNNNNNNNNNNNNNNNNNNNNNNNNNNNNNNNNNNNNNNNNNNNNNNNNNNNNNNNNNNNNNNNNNNNNNNNNtctataagtttcagtgtctctggttttatgtggagttccttgatccacttagatttgaccttagtacaaggagataggaatggatcaattcgcattcaaaaatatggaacacttcacGAATTTCCCTTTGCGCaagggccatgctaatcttctctgtatcattccaattttagtatatgtgctgccaaagcgAGCACGGGAGTTTTCTATAACACTCAGTTAAGTGGGGTGATGGAATTGGTCACTCAACATGGCCACTATGTTCTCTATTGCCTAATTCTCCCATTTCTTTTGAATAACTGAAAGGTTACTTGGACAATATCTACCTTTTATTACCAAGGCAACCACATCTAATCTGTCTTTTGACTGGTCATTTAGTCTTACTTTCTACTATCAAAAAGTTGAAAGATACAAGAAATAACAAAACTTTCCTTTAAGGGGCACAGAGATTATTTAATGAACTGCAGGTAAAAACAAGCCATGCAGTCAAAGTGATATGATTGCCTATGAGATAGTTAGAGGcatttttatgtatacatgttaACAGTAGATTCTAGCTCCAGATAGCTGACTCTGGGACACCTACAGGAATTGTTGTAATGTTTGTCTGCTTTCATTCTGTTTGCCTTAGGGGACCATGGACATCGAAGCATACTTTGAAAGGATTGGTTACAAGAACTCAGTGAATAAATTGGACTTAGCCACATTAACTGAAGTTCTTCAGCACCAGATGCGAGCAGTTCCTTTTGAGAATCTTAACATGCATTGTGGAGAAGCCATGCATCTGGATTTACAGGACATTTTTGACCACATAGTAAGGAAGAAGAGAGGTGGATGGTGTCTCCAGGTTAATCATCTGCTGTACTGGGCTCTGACCAAAATGGGCTTTGAAACCACAATGTTGGGAGGATATGTTTACATAACTCCAGTCAGCAAATATAGCAGTGAAATGGTCCACCTTCTAGTACAGGTGACCATCAGTGACAGGAAGTACATTGTGGATTCCGCCTATGGAGGCTCCTACCAGATGTGGGAGCCTCTGGAATTAACATCTGGGAAGGATCAGCCTCAGGTGCCTGCCATCTTCCTTTTGACAGAGGAGAATGGAACCTGGTACTTGGACCAAATCAGAAGAGAGCAGTATGTCCCAAATGAAGAATTTGTTAACTCAGACCTCCTTGAAAAGAACAAATATCGAAAAATCTACTCCTTTACTCTTGAGCCCCGAGTTATCGAGGATTTTGAATATGTgaatagctatcttcagacatcgCCAGCGTCTGTGTTTGTAAGCACATCGTTCTGTTCCTTGCAGACCTCAGAAGGGGTTCACTGTTTAGTGGGCTCCACCTTTACAAGTAGGAGATTCAGCTATAAGGACGATGTAGATCTGGTTGAGTTTAAATATGTGAATGAGGAAGAAATAGAAGACGTACTGAAAACCGCATTTGGCATTTCTTTGGAGAGAAAGTTTGTGCCCAAACATGGTGAACTAGTTTTTACTATTTAGAGAAAGGAGCAAAATTGTTCTCCATTGTTATTTCATAGTCTTAAACATTCtaaacatatgcaaatatatccatAACAGAAATCACCCAGCTCAATGCTGACCAACTAATGACTTGTTGTAGCTTCTATTTCCtagattttataaaaagaaatcctaGTTGTCCTGTCATTTCACCAATAAAAATAGCACCAGTTAcacttgaataaaataaaaatattaatgcatgtaacaacaatccTTTCAATATTAatcaacaaaaattatttaacaatGATGTGGAAATCTATGGAGCCATATTGACTTGTAGTAGAAGCCTCCCACCATCATTTTATTGTTGAACTCACATAAAAATTGGTTGAATATGAATAATCAGAGAACAGCAGGTATAAAATTCAGCCAGACTAAATCTGATGTCCACAGTTTACAAGAAACCACATTCACAACTTAGGATCAGAATAAAGCAAAGAAGAATGAGACATCATTTCAGATTCAGGTAACTTACCAGTCCTCGAAACAGAACTCAAGCCAGTGCACCGGGCTCTGTGAGTAGGTGCCAAGACAACAACATGGCTTAGAATTTCTTCCAGAGATAATTGTGCAGACATAGTTCCTTCTGCATTGGATTTTTTCAAACTATGAGAATACTTTAGAATTATGCAATTGATTTATACATTACATAATACATATAGCCTACAATATATGTTACCTGAAAAAAATTGTTTGTCAAGtatattaaatgttaaatatattaaaataatattggcTAGTAAAGTGGATCAAAGGCTTCTTGGAGGTATTGAGATATGATAAGGGTTGGTGTTCTCTTTAAGTTGTGTGTCCCTTTCCCCCCAGTGTAATAACCTTGCTACATTCTTCTGCTTCACTCTATAGTTTAGCTTAAAAGGAAACAAGCAAGAGACAAACATGGTTCTTAGTGGATCTTGGAGGTCACACTCTGAGCACATTACTGGGTAAACTTGTGGATCTGATTCAAAATGTAAAACAGTTtgagacatacatatatattcagtaCCAGACATAAAGGCCACAAATATAGGGATATGGGGGTAGTTCCCAGATTAGACTGCTGGTCTAATGTGCTGAAAGCCCAGAATATGGTTTACAACACTTCTGCACACAAACGTATTCTGCTCAGGGATGAATGAATAATAGTGGTAATTATTTCTAAGTCTTTGTAGCTTTCTTTACCTCATTCCTGCTTTAGCTCCCATTCACATTGCCAGCTGCCTACTGTGTGCTTGCTGAGAATAGAGCCAGGGATGTAAATGTATGGCTTGTGCCCCAGAATCTAAATCTTTAACCTCTCTGTACTTCCTGCTTTCCATCTAGATTCCATAAGAGGGTCAGGCCACAATACTTGAAGCAGCCTTCTCTCCATAGCTACAGGTACTGCTGGACAGGTTCCTTATCGTCCGAGAGTCCGGAGCTATCAGGATTCCTAGTGTCAGTTACCATCAAGGGAAGTGTTGGTTTTGGCATAGTTGCTGTCACACAACCCTATCCCCAGCCCCTACCTACATTCCTGCTCGGGAGTCAGAGATCCTGGCTGCAGGCTCTTGCTGTGAACTTCCCCCATCCTCACAAGGGATAAAAGGAGGCTCCATCTTCTGGCCCATCCTCTTAGTCTCTTCAGAGACTCCACCAAACTGTCTGTCCATGGAGCTGAGCCCGAACAATTCTTGGAGCCCTGTCTTACTGTTGTCCCTGTGTCTATATGCCAATGCTGTTAATAACTTTTTCAATAAACCCATTATTCCCCACTAATCCAGCCCAGAGACCTCTTGAATACCCTCCTCCATGCAGATTCCAATGCCAGGCCTCTAGTTTGCACTGCATAGTCAGTATTCTTCTCACTCCTCATCTGGTAGTGATCATATTAAGGTAAACGGAAAAGCAAGAGCTGAGATATTACCAAAGCTATAGGTTACATTGCCACAGTGATGATTGCTTTATCTTGTGTTTGTGGAAATGGGctcctgtagcccaagctggcgttgaacttgctgtatagctcaggatgaccttgagttcTTGATGGTCTCCcttcatttcccaagtgctaggattgtggGTATCGGCCACAGGgtagctgttttgttgttgctgttgttgttgttgattgggCTTTGGTTGTAGGAATGTAAGAGTCTGGAAGTTCTAGTTTAGGTATAAAACTATACAAGCAGATTGCCAACCAGTGGTTGTTGTTAACAAAGGAAGCAAAATCCCTCAGAACCACGCAGAGAGGTATTGCTGTGCGTGCGTCACAGTGACCCAACTGAGCAGATAGATACTGGGGATATAGTTCTATAACTCACTTCTCCTCACCTGAGCCACACCCTACTCCCTGCCACCAAGCATACATTTAGGAATCTATTTTGACAATCCAGGATATAAGAACAGTGTGTGCCAAGGAGTCTTTAAATTATAGTGTACAGGGAAATAGCTAAGAAACAGCAAGCATTATCTACAAGAATCATTAGTACAAATCAAAAACAGAAATACATAGGACACTTGTCGTTTTTTGCAACACATGTCCGGACACACGTCATACACATTCCACAGTGCCTTTGGATAGAGCAGTAAAAGGACCCGAAgatgagaaatgaaagagaaataaggggGAAAACAAAACTAAGTGGAAGGAAAGGCATACATTAGGAATGTGGGTGACATGTGGTAACTGCTTCCTTCTCTACATCCTTCATCAGCTTTGCCAGAGCCTATTTCAAGCTCTGACCTCTCACAGGCTCCCAGAGATCATAAACTCTGTGAAATGCAAACCTATCACaagaaatgcaaaaatatcaCGATATCTCACGCAAAGAACGGACTAGAGAAAGAGTTCACCAGGGTTAAGTGAAGCCCTACAACTACATTTCCCAGAGATCCTTgagttggtttaaaaaaaaaaaaactacgcATAGGGGGCGGAGCAACTTGGACAGCCAATAAGAGCTCTTCCTTTGCAGACCGGGGGAACTGAAACTCACTCAGCTTGCTTCCTGGTCCGCCCGGTTGCAGTCCTGGTAGCGGGTAAGTGGGGGCTCCCTAACAGACTTGGAAATCAGGATTTCTTCCTCTTCCGGAAGGAAGACCGGGAAAGAACAGCACAACCCAGTCCTGACTTTCCAGTTCCAAGTTCTTTCCAGTTCCAAGTTCTTTTAGAAAGTTTGGGTGGCACGTACTTCGAACCCAAGCTATTAATACTTTGCAGTACACAGGTGATTCTGACAAATGTTTTGTTTAAGTAGGTGACAGGCAGCCACATTCTATTAGATTTGAAGAGTCATTTAGTTCCTTTAATGCTGTTTTCTTATCAGTCACAAATGAACTAGTAATGGTGATTACTTAAAGGGTTTGTGAGCGTTCAGGAGGTGCGTTAACAGCATAGAAAACCAATCCCTCAAATGGATTCCCTCTGGGATTCTTTAACAGTGTCATTCACTGAATTTCCAGAGGAACTCTTGGAAGTACTTTTGTCATGCTTGAAGAAGGGGTAAGTGTGTAGGGTCTTAAGGAACACCAGAAAATCGACTACTTCCTGTGACTTGAGACTGAGACGTTACCTTGGAACAGAGTCTACAGGTTTACTCAACAGTGTGGTGCCAGCTCATGCCAAAAGTCCTTGGAGCTAACGCCCCCATGACCCATGGACCCTGATATCATTAACTCTATCTATTCTGTACTTTGGGCATAATGTCAACTACATTGCTTGGCTCTTTTCTGATAACAGTTCTGCTCTTTCTCCAGCTCCGGTTTGACTGCCTCAGACTCAAAGCAACTGACTCCACCctgactttaaaaagcaaaacaaacaaacaaacaaaaaaaaaacagacaactgccaactctaattttattttattttatatttttaaacttcctGCTAAAGACTAACTGTATAGTTTTACCATTTTCATCCATGGCCCGTATTTCTCTTGCCCTTTGCTAAGCCTATTAGATTGTTTGCCTAGTAGCATCCCCTGCCTTTGCCTGGCTGTTGGAGGCCTTTACTCGCAGCCTTGGATGCCATGTAGGTTTTCTGTAACCGAAGTGCAGCTTGTTAGTGCTCTTTGCATATGGCCAAGCCAACAAGTCTAGTGCCTTCCACCCAGTTAATCAATAAGATGGCTTAGGGTTGTCAACAAAGTTGGATTCTGTGGGCTTcaggaacagaaatgaaagagaaaagaaaaggaattaaggGAGAAAGtaccacacatacaaaattacaAGCAGCTCATTAGCTCTCATTATAACTTCACTGAATATCAGCAGTAATCCAAGCAATAAATATAGTGGCCCCTAATGGTGAATCCTCCTTCTAGTCTGACTACTGTCAGAAACCTATCATAGGCTTTCTCCATCCGGATTgatcttctctattttttttttctatgttggcTTCTTGTTCACAATTACATTTGGCAAAGAATAAGGAGTTCTCTTACTAAAACAATCAGAAATCAGTGTTTTACATGAATGATGCAGAGGTTCTAAAGACAGAGTTAAAACCAGGAAAGTTCTGCACAGCAGCCTGGTCTTTGGGGGCTATATCCAAAAATGACAATTTGTGATTGGTATGCCATATCATGTAGGGACAAATGACACCAGCTGGTATAACTATTGCATATTGGTTATTTGACTAAATAAATATTCCAGTGATCTTCAGAAAGCAGCAAGACTTTTAGAGGTTACAGAAGACCCTCCAGAAACCCCCACTTTGTGTGTCTTAATCTGGTTATTGCAGTTCTATGGAATGAACTTGAAGCTGACGAAACTCAAATTCCCCCAAATCAGATGCCGAGGCAAAGTTACATGTCTGAGTGAACTGAGGaagtgctggtgtgtgtgtgtgtgtgtgtgtgtgtgtgtgtgtgtgtgtgtgtttgtgcagtcCTGCCTGTATAGGTTATAAATCACAAGTTTGCCCACACAAAAGCAAGGAAGCTATTCCTTCAAGGCCTTGTATCAACAAGTCCTTGGTCCAGAGCTGTGCTGGGAGGACACTTACTTGACAATTATTTATGCAGCCTTTACCAAAAAAAGCAAGGGAGGCCCAGAAGCCATTGCGGAGACCTCCAAATCACCTATGGAGTGTAAGGCTTTATATATAAGCATAAAGGCCATGCCTCAGACATGGTGGGAATGGGAAAAAGAATCTACAGGTCTAAGTGAATTACTGACAGGATTATCACAAGCTCACTTTGGTCTTGAATCTTCTCCAAGCTCCTGTGCCcatttgtgtgtgggtgcacaaGCATGCCATGTTCTCTGTTCTTCAGTATATGTGGTAGAGAGATGTGTAAAGGGTTTCGTGTGAGTCGTGGTGTATTTTACACTGTACTTAGCTTTTATTATCATCAATattgtgtttttctgtctgtcttttagtaaatgcctttacccactgagtcatccaCCAGTCCCATAGTGTGTTTTCTTCAGTGTATCTTTGTCATTTTAGTTAGGGTGTGTGATCCAAGTCTTCCTGGGCTCTGTCTGTCCTTATTTTACTGCATATATTTTTGCCTCATATGGCAATAGAGATTGGCCAATCTTTACTGCTATatgaggcatatatatatatatatatgtatatgtaggtatTTATCTAGATTAGGGATTTAGTTCGTCTTATGGTTTAGGTACAGAATGAATAGCTCAAATGCTGAAGGCTGATCCCCAGCTGCTGGGGCTGTTGGGTAGTGATTTAGTTGTGAATGTTCATACCTCATGAATGGACTGAGTGGGTTCACAGCTGAGTGGGTTCTTAGGAAGTAGGTCCTGGTGGGAGCAAGTGCATCACTGGGGGTGTGCCATCAAGGATACATCTTGTCACTGACTTTTTCCACTTTGTCTCTACTTCTTGGCCACCATGAAGTGAGGTTTTTGCCTTGCCATGGCTGTTACCATAACACTTCTGTCTCAACACAGACCCACACTAACGGAGCCAGCTCACCAGACACTGATGGCTCTGAAACTATGATCCAAAATAGAGCTGTCCTCCTGCAGGTGTTTTGCTTAACATGTGTGTTGCTTTCTAATCACAGTGGAAGGTAGCTAACCACTGCTACAGAGCCTTAGTTGGACTTTGGACTGGATGACTCCAGTGTTTGCAATTCACATGATAAACAATAGATGAGAGTCAGAAGATGCCAAGCTAATCTTGAGGGCTGGCTGTCTTGGCTGATCAAAGACATTGTTCTTGTCAGGGAGAGTATCACACAAGTTTTCTCCAGCCACGGCCCCACAGGAACACTGACTTTATAAAGATCTACACTGTCCA
This window encodes:
- the LOC110300659 gene encoding arylamine N-acetyltransferase 1, coding for MGTMDIEAYFERIGYKNSVNKLDLATLTEVLQHQMRAVPFENLNMHCGEAMHLDLQDIFDHIVRKKRGGWCLQVNHLLYWALTKMGFETTMLGGYVYITPVSKYSSEMVHLLVQVTISDRKYIVDSAYGGSYQMWEPLELTSGKDQPQVPAIFLLTEENGTWYLDQIRREQYVPNEEFVNSDLLEKNKYRKIYSFTLEPRVIEDFEYVNSYLQTSPASVFVSTSFCSLQTSEGVHCLVGSTFTSRRFSYKDDVDLVEFKYVNEEEIEDVLKTAFGISLERKFVPKHGELVFTI